A single window of Chondrinema litorale DNA harbors:
- a CDS encoding replication initiation protein, with translation MEHLKETIIQHNSISNAKHDLTTTQMDILFLLIGKIKSTDPTDKVYTVMVKELEKYTNAPVNYKRLREATKELGSRSLEQVYNDGSYDQIWLFSRVKYERGKGLLLIRLSPDIRPYLFDLKRNFTILNLRHILRMRSKFSKRIYQIVCSKRNLGTFTIPLDTLKDRLGVADQYQKFSAFRKYVLDVAEKEVALADVSFTYDTIKQGRRITDIYFTVKFNDKKKLNGLDKKERKLNHIVSVEKIIHPEQHLNEGKVDVYDKCKELGLTNKQIQKIFDELSYKEIARKLYQINLAISDGIVKNKTAYAVGQFVSGFSCKLT, from the coding sequence ATGGAACACTTAAAGGAAACTATAATCCAGCATAACAGTATTAGTAATGCTAAGCATGATCTAACTACTACTCAAATGGATATACTTTTTCTCCTTATTGGTAAAATAAAAAGTACTGATCCGACAGATAAAGTATATACCGTAATGGTAAAAGAGCTTGAGAAATACACTAATGCTCCTGTTAACTATAAAAGATTGAGAGAAGCCACCAAAGAATTAGGTAGTAGAAGCTTAGAACAAGTTTATAACGATGGGTCTTATGATCAAATTTGGTTGTTTAGTAGGGTGAAGTATGAAAGGGGAAAAGGGCTTTTACTGATTAGACTTTCTCCTGATATACGTCCTTATTTATTTGATCTAAAAAGAAATTTCACCATTTTGAATTTAAGGCATATTTTAAGGATGAGAAGTAAATTCTCAAAGCGCATTTATCAAATAGTGTGTAGCAAGCGTAATTTGGGTACATTTACTATCCCTTTAGACACTTTAAAAGATAGGTTGGGTGTAGCAGATCAATATCAAAAGTTCTCAGCTTTTAGAAAATATGTTTTAGATGTAGCAGAAAAGGAAGTAGCCTTAGCAGATGTTTCATTCACTTATGATACAATTAAACAAGGAAGAAGGATTACAGATATTTATTTTACTGTTAAATTTAATGATAAGAAGAAGCTGAATGGATTAGATAAAAAAGAGCGAAAACTGAATCATATAGTAAGTGTAGAGAAAATAATTCATCCAGAGCAACACTTAAATGAAGGAAAAGTAGATGTTTATGATAAATGTAAAGAGCTGGGTTTAACAAATAAACAAATTCAAAAGATTTTTGACGAATTGAGTTATAAAGAAATTGCCAGAAAATTATACCAAATCAATTTGGCTATTTCAGATGGAATTGTTAAGAATAAAACTGCGTATGCTGTGGGGCAGTTTGTAAGTGGCTTTAGTTGTAAATTAACATAA